In Vicingus serpentipes, the following are encoded in one genomic region:
- a CDS encoding flavin reductase family protein has protein sequence MLTIDPKEIPVPKLHHYLLGAIGPRPIAFASTVDNNGNRNLSPFSFFNVFSANPPILVFSPARSGRTGETKNTFDNVKETKEVVINIVNYDIVQQMSLSSSPYGKDVDEFIKSGLTPIASETIKPFRVKESPVQFECKVNEIVELGQNGGAGNLVICEVLKIHINEEVLDENGMIDQHKIDLVSRMGGNWYCRANDESMFEIQKPITTIGIGVDAIPSEIKNSKILTGNDLGLLGSVESIPSESEISAYPTITGEKHHEAKKLIENGEIENAWKVLLSK, from the coding sequence ATGTTAACGATAGATCCAAAAGAAATTCCAGTACCAAAACTTCACCATTATTTATTGGGAGCTATAGGTCCAAGACCAATTGCTTTTGCAAGTACAGTAGATAATAATGGAAATAGAAATTTAAGTCCTTTTAGCTTCTTTAATGTATTTAGTGCTAATCCACCTATATTGGTTTTTTCTCCTGCGAGAAGTGGTAGAACAGGTGAAACCAAAAATACTTTTGACAATGTAAAAGAAACAAAAGAAGTTGTTATTAATATAGTGAACTATGATATTGTTCAACAAATGTCTTTATCTAGCTCTCCTTATGGAAAAGATGTTGATGAATTTATAAAATCTGGGTTAACTCCAATAGCTTCAGAAACTATAAAACCATTTCGAGTTAAAGAATCTCCAGTTCAATTTGAATGCAAAGTAAATGAAATTGTTGAGTTAGGTCAAAATGGAGGAGCTGGTAACTTGGTTATATGTGAAGTTTTAAAAATTCATATTAATGAAGAGGTATTAGATGAGAATGGAATGATTGATCAACATAAAATTGATCTAGTTAGCCGCATGGGAGGTAATTGGTATTGTAGAGCTAATGACGAATCTATGTTTGAAATTCAAAAACCTATTACAACTATTGGTATTGGAGTTGATGCAATTCCTTCTGAAATAAAAAACAGTAAAATATTAACAGGTAACGACTTAGGATTATTAGGAAGTGTTGAATCAATTCCTTCTGAATCTGAAATTTCTGCTTACCCAACTATTACTGGAGAAAAACATCATGAAGCAAAAAAATTAATTGAAAATGGTGAAATTGAAAACGCCTGGAAAGTACTTCTAAGTAAGTAA